One Euphorbia lathyris chromosome 1, ddEupLath1.1, whole genome shotgun sequence DNA segment encodes these proteins:
- the LOC136205469 gene encoding inactive TPR repeat-containing thioredoxin TTL3-like — MSLYSKISPQQAIDDSSTTNKLDFKQLDLAASPVSPLAIRTSVTETTSSSTSLSSGSVSSTKSNQLPRRPENAANNSSGDLSSLSETSPARHDTSDSTSSLRYSRPVHRRSVSAGAPLIYSGSSFASANNGTNVPTSVSTSSGSSFLPTGNICPSRKILRNGLTSRVADKTDILGTGTGNYGHGNIMRSGGCAKLGSGGRNGGSTNNDPEELKKAGNEMYTKGSFVEALALYDKAILLAPENAAYRSNRAAALTAIGRLGEAVRECEEAVRLDPAYARAHQRLASLYLRLGLVEIAKHSFSFNRQQPAPADLEKLQSLEKHINRCADARKISDWKVVLREADAAITIADYSPQLVACKAEAFFKLYKLEDADSTISNIPKLEYFPPQTKFFGMVAEAYVLYVQAQIEMALGRFENAVLVAEKAGLIDCSNVDICMALKNVKMVARARSRGNDLFRFGKYEEASSAYGEGLKYDPANPVLYCNRAVCWSKIGLWEKSIEDCNQALRIQPNYTKALFRRAASNGKIGRWTEAVKDYEILRKELPEDNEVLESLNRAQIALKKSHVVYDAQFSGEVEDVSNLNKFQTAISSPGIFVVHFKAASDEQCEDISGFVNMLCIRYPSIRFLKVDVEESLAVAKAECIKKVPTFKIYKNGERVKEIICPTHHFLEDSVRSYCL; from the exons ATGTCACTTTACTCTAAAATATCCCCTCAACAAGCCATTGATGATTCTTCAACTACCAACAAGTTAGATTTCAAACAACTCGATCTGGCTGCTTCACCCGTTTCACCGTTAGCGATTCGCACTTCTGTCACAGAAACCACTTCATCCAGCACTTCTCTCTCCTCCGGTTCTGTTTCCAGTACTAAAAGTAATCAATTGCCCAGGAGACCTGAAAACGCCGCTAACAATTCCTCCGGTGATCTTTCCAGCTTGTCCGAAACTAGCCCTGCCCGCCATGATACTTCTGACTCCACCTCCAGCCTTCGTTATTCTCGCCCGGTTCATCGAAGATCTGTGTCGGCTGGAGCTCCTTTGATCTACTCTGGTTCAAGTTTTGCTTCTGCTAACAACGGCACCAATGTACCGACTTCTGTTTCAACAAGCTCTGGCTCGAGTTTTCTGCCCACTGGCAACATTTGCCCGTCGAGGAAAATCTTGAGAAATGGATTGACATCTCGGGTTGCAGATAAGACGGACATTTTGGGGACAGGAACCGGAAACTACGGGCACGGGAACATTATGCGCAGCGGAGGTTGTGCTAAATTGGGAAGCGGAGGACGTAATGGTGGAAGTACTAATAATGATCCGGAGGAGTTGAAGAAAGCAGGTAACGAGATGTATACCAAAGGGAGTTTTGTAGAAGCTCTGGCTTTATATGATAAGGCTATATTGTTGGCGCCTGAGAATGCGGCGTACCGGAGTAATAGGGCGGCTGCTCTCACGGCAATTGGGAGATTGGGGGAGGCTGTGAGAGAATGTGAGGAGGCTGTTAGACTTGACCCTGCTTATGCCAGGGCTCATCAAAGATTGGCTTCTCTTTATCTTAG GTTAGGGCTAGTCGAAATTGCGAAGCACAGTTTCTCTTTTAATAGGCAACAGCCAGCTCCAGCCGACTTGGAGAAGTTGCAGTCATTGGAGAAGCATATAAATAGATGTGCAGATGCTCGCAAGATCAGTGATTGGAAGGTTGTACTTAGAGAAGCTGATGCAGCAATAACAATTGCTGACTATTCTCCTCAG CTTGTTGCATGTAAAGCTGAAGCCTTTTTTAAACTCTACAAACTTGAAGATGCAGATTCAACCATATCAAATATTCCAAAGCTTGAATATTTTCCCCCACAAACAAAGTTCTTTGGTATGGTTGCTGAAGCCTATGTGCTTTATGTCCAAGCCCAAATTGAGATGGCACTAGGAAG ATTTGAGAATGCAGTTTTAGTTGCTGAGAAGGCTGGGTTGATCGATTGTAGTAATGTAGATATTTGTATGGCACTAAAGAATGTGAAAATGGTGGCTAGAGCTCGTAGTCGTGGTAATGATCTTTTCAGATTCGGAAAATATGAAGAAGCCAGCTCAGCTTATGGTGAAGGCCTCAAATATGATCCTGCCAACCCGGTTCTGTATTGCAATCGAGCCGTTTGTTGGTCTAAGATTGGACTATGGGAAAAATCAATAGAGGACTGCAATCAAGCTCTTAGAATCCAACCAAACTACACAAAAGCCTTATTTAGAAGGGCTGCCTCAAATGGAAAG ATTGGACGATGGACAGAAGCTGTAAAAGATTATGAGATATTGAGAAAGGAACTGCCCGAGGATAATGAGGTTCTGGAATCTTTAAACCGAGCACAAATAGCATTGAAAAAATCTCATGTAGTTTATGATGCACAATTTAGCGGTGAAGTAGAAGATGTCTCCAATCTGAATAAGTTTCAAACTGCGATTTCATCACCTG GTATTTTTGTAGTTCATTTTAAAGCAGCATCTGATGAACAATGTGAAGATATATCTGGATTCGTAAACATGCTTTGCATTCGATATCCATCTATTCGATTTCTTAAG GTGGATGTGGAAGAGAGTTTAGCAGTAGCAAAAGCAGAGTGCATAAAAAAAGTTCCAACATTTAAGATATATAAAAATGGAGAAAGAGTGAAGGAGATAATCTGCCCGACCCATCATTTCTTAGAAGATTCAGTAAGGAGTTACTGTCTCTAG